One Fusobacterium nucleatum genomic window carries:
- a CDS encoding DUF5105 domain-containing protein — translation MKKIFRYVLLSFVLLILVACGKKASEKAFDEKFKEVKEQVTKNEQINLESRELLGKIFDKATYKVNKVEENGDNSQLDVTIKAVNLKKYIDEVSAYLQATTNSETTEEEINKIAIEYFTELLKNEKDLEINETNIQIQMQKVDSKWEIKNPEDLYIGLYGGNGEVKDLPDRN, via the coding sequence ATGAAAAAGATTTTTCGTTATGTTTTATTGAGTTTTGTATTATTAATATTAGTAGCATGTGGAAAAAAAGCCTCAGAAAAGGCATTTGATGAAAAATTTAAAGAAGTAAAAGAACAAGTTACTAAAAATGAGCAAATAAATTTAGAAAGTAGAGAATTATTGGGAAAAATATTTGATAAGGCTACATATAAAGTAAATAAAGTTGAGGAAAATGGAGATAATTCTCAATTAGATGTAACAATAAAGGCAGTTAACTTAAAAAAATATATAGATGAGGTATCTGCATATTTACAAGCTACTACAAATTCTGAAACAACAGAAGAAGAAATCAATAAAATAGCTATTGAATATTTTACTGAATTATTAAAAAATGAGAAAGATTTAGAAATAAATGAAACAAATATTCAAATTCAAATGCAAAAAGTAGATAGTAAATGGGAAATTAAAAACCCTGAAGATTTATATATAGGACTTTATGGTGGAAATGGTGAAGTGAAAGATTTACCTGATAGAAATTAA
- a CDS encoding SMEK domain-containing protein, whose protein sequence is MNRTRYYNYIEEKLNFLAYRIEKRGKINLLDLNIHSETFFAELFNILYDYNLVNLNYIKQNTEGIDLVDTKNKIIIQVSATCTKEKIENSLNKGIYLFYKDYNFKFISISKEVSSKLKATEFENPYNLIFDSQKDILDSTTLLRYILNLEIDKQKILFEFIKKELGEEISTIKVDSNLATIINILAEEDLDFKNTEINTTVFVIEEKINYNNLNGVRELIDDYKIFSVKLDQKYVEFDRGGKNRSTSILQIIRKQYVKLRNEKKDSEEIFYGVVENIIKIIEESANYKKLPFEELEMCVDILVVDAFMRCKIFENPEENK, encoded by the coding sequence TTGAATAGAACAAGATACTATAACTATATAGAAGAAAAATTGAATTTTTTAGCTTATAGGATTGAAAAAAGAGGAAAAATAAATCTTTTAGATCTTAATATCCATTCAGAAACTTTTTTTGCAGAGTTATTTAATATATTATATGATTATAACTTGGTTAATCTAAATTACATTAAACAAAATACTGAAGGTATAGATTTGGTAGATACTAAAAATAAAATTATTATACAAGTTTCAGCTACTTGTACAAAGGAAAAAATAGAAAATTCTTTAAATAAAGGAATTTATTTGTTTTATAAAGACTATAATTTTAAATTTATATCTATTTCAAAAGAAGTTAGTAGTAAATTAAAAGCTACAGAATTTGAAAATCCATATAATTTAATATTTGATTCACAAAAAGATATTTTAGATTCAACAACTTTATTAAGATATATTTTAAATTTAGAAATTGATAAACAAAAAATTTTATTTGAATTTATAAAAAAAGAACTTGGGGAAGAAATAAGTACAATAAAAGTTGATTCAAATTTAGCTACAATTATAAACATATTAGCAGAGGAAGATTTAGATTTTAAAAATACTGAGATAAATACAACTGTTTTTGTTATAGAAGAAAAAATTAATTATAATAATCTTAATGGAGTTAGAGAACTTATAGATGACTACAAAATTTTTAGTGTTAAATTAGATCAAAAATATGTTGAATTTGATAGGGGAGGAAAAAATAGGAGCACCTCAATTTTACAAATTATAAGAAAGCAATATGTTAAATTAAGAAATGAAAAGAAAGATTCAGAAGAGATATTTTATGGAGTTGTAGAAAATATTATTAAAATAATAGAAGAAAGTGCTAACTATAAAAAGCTTCCTTTTGAAGAATTAGAAATGTGTGTTGATATATTAGTTGTTGATGCATTTATGAGGTGTAAAATTTTTGAGAATCCAGAGGAGAATAAATAA
- a CDS encoding transposase: MSECVKDKTLLYPEQVCTKCSSSYEYHLRHSKNQKKCKCCNVHFNNAHAPFNPSQNLVADKTYIKINGKRHYVWIIYDHDKETVVSYHISDMRDTKACITAIVKVINKYLELPKELNFALDAYTAYPLALQYIAKEYNIKINHSSVKGLQIQVNEDSDTRIAKQQIERLNCTFKESYRITTGYGTLKRAIASFEL; encoded by the coding sequence ATTTCTGAATGTGTTAAAGATAAGACTTTACTTTATCCAGAACAAGTCTGTACTAAGTGTTCTTCTTCTTATGAATATCATTTACGCCATTCTAAGAATCAAAAGAAATGTAAGTGCTGTAATGTACATTTTAATAATGCACATGCGCCCTTTAATCCATCACAAAATCTTGTTGCTGATAAAACATATATCAAAATTAATGGTAAGAGACACTATGTTTGGATTATCTATGATCATGATAAAGAAACTGTAGTTTCCTATCATATTTCTGACATGCGAGATACTAAAGCTTGTATTACAGCAATAGTAAAGGTTATTAATAAATATCTCGAGCTTCCAAAAGAATTAAATTTTGCTTTGGATGCTTATACTGCCTATCCACTAGCACTTCAATATATCGCAAAAGAGTATAACATTAAAATTAACCACTCATCTGTAAAAGGTCTTCAAATACAAGTAAATGAAGACAGCGATACTAGAATAGCTAAGCAGCAAATTGAAAGACTTAATTGTACCTTCAAAGAAAGTTATAGAATAACCACAGGTTACGGTACATTAAAGAGAGCAATAGCCTCTTTTGAATTATAG
- a CDS encoding DNA adenine methylase has protein sequence MKNFSLFEKEERIECKPFIKWVGGKGQLLPEINKLYPTELGKSINKYAEIFIGGGAVLFDILSKYKLDEVYISDKNLELINTYKSIRDNIDILIKSLKEMEEEYISLDNENRKLYYYERRQKYNNLKINIEENNIEKASLFIFLNKTCFNGLYRVNKKGEFNVPMGTYKNPKICDEENLKNVSMALKNVKIIYADYRESKDFIDKKTFVYIDPPYRPLNITSSFTSYTENDFSDKEQRELAEYIDNLNKKGAKIVISNSDPKNNNTDDNFFDELYKNYNINRVKATRMLNSNASLRGAINELLITNYKYK, from the coding sequence ATGAAAAATTTTTCTTTATTTGAAAAAGAAGAGAGAATAGAATGTAAACCATTTATAAAATGGGTTGGAGGTAAAGGACAACTTTTACCTGAAATAAATAAACTATATCCTACTGAATTAGGAAAAAGTATAAATAAGTATGCAGAAATTTTTATAGGTGGAGGAGCAGTCCTATTTGATATATTAAGTAAATATAAATTAGATGAAGTATATATTAGTGATAAAAATTTAGAACTTATTAATACTTATAAAAGTATTAGAGATAATATAGATATTTTAATAAAATCTTTAAAAGAAATGGAAGAAGAGTATATTTCTTTGGATAATGAAAATAGAAAACTTTATTACTATGAAAGAAGGCAAAAATATAATAATTTAAAAATTAATATTGAAGAAAATAACATAGAAAAAGCAAGTTTATTTATTTTTTTGAATAAAACTTGTTTCAATGGACTATATAGAGTGAATAAAAAGGGAGAGTTCAATGTTCCTATGGGAACATATAAAAATCCTAAAATTTGTGATGAAGAAAATTTAAAAAATGTTTCTATGGCTTTAAAAAATGTAAAAATTATATATGCTGATTATAGAGAAAGTAAAGATTTCATAGATAAAAAAACTTTTGTATATATAGATCCTCCTTATCGTCCTTTAAATATAACTTCTAGTTTTACTTCATATACAGAAAATGATTTTAGTGATAAGGAACAAAGAGAATTAGCAGAATACATTGATAATTTGAATAAAAAGGGAGCAAAAATAGTTATTAGTAATTCAGATCCTAAAAATAATAATACAGATGACAATTTTTTTGATGAATTGTATAAAAACTACAATATTAATAGAGTTAAGGCGACAAGAATGTTAAACTCTAATGCTAGTTTAAGGGGAGCAATTAATGAACTATTGATAACAAATTATAAATATAAATAA
- a CDS encoding DUF5105 domain-containing protein produces MKKIFRYLVLSFALLMLVACGKPDSQKAFEERFKEFNSVLTKQMEGADEGSKKMAEIISKATYKVNKVEEKGDNSELNVTVKAINLGKYVNEYVAAVTEKYGENIPADKQEEFNQFSVDFFTNVLNDKNLEYVETEVNVQMQKSQEGWVITNSNDLVSATLGGAGSLIGL; encoded by the coding sequence ATGAAAAAGATTTTTCGTTATCTAGTTTTAAGTTTTGCATTATTGATGTTAGTGGCTTGTGGAAAACCAGATTCACAAAAAGCATTTGAGGAAAGATTTAAGGAATTCAATTCTGTATTAACTAAACAAATGGAAGGTGCTGATGAAGGTTCAAAAAAAATGGCAGAAATAATCAGTAAAGCAACATACAAAGTTAATAAGGTTGAAGAAAAAGGAGATAACTCAGAATTAAATGTAACTGTGAAAGCAATAAATTTAGGTAAATATGTAAATGAATATGTAGCAGCTGTAACAGAAAAGTATGGAGAAAATATACCAGCTGACAAACAAGAAGAATTTAATCAATTTTCTGTTGATTTTTTTACAAATGTACTAAATGATAAAAATTTAGAATATGTTGAAACAGAAGTAAATGTACAAATGCAAAAATCTCAAGAAGGTTGGGTAATAACAAATTCTAATGATTTAGTATCAGCAACTTTAGGTGGAGCTGGAAGTTTAATAGGTTTATAA
- the tnpB gene encoding IS200/IS605 family element transposase accessory protein TnpB gives MKTKIIKRAYKFRIYPTLEQISFFAKSFGCVRKVHNLMLDDRKKAYEEYKSTGIKTKYPTPAKYKEEYPYLKEVDSLALANTQLNLEKAYKNFLKNKDFGFPKYKCKSNPVQSYTTNNQNTIYIKDSYIKLPKLKSLVKIKLHRKIKGIIKSVTISKNSINHYFASILCEEEIEELPKTNKNIGIDLGIKEFATMSDCTKVENLKLSKEYEKKLKREQRKLSRRCKLAKGSDKKLSDSRNYQKQKKKVAKIHNKIRNKRKDFINKLSTKIINNHDIICIEDLNIKGMLKNHKLAKSISDVSWSEFRRQLEYKANWYGRKIVKVATFYPSSKTCSSCGNIKETLKLSERIYHCECCGLEIDRDYNASINILRKGLEILKEEKVS, from the coding sequence ATGAAGACCAAAATAATTAAAAGAGCATATAAATTCAGAATATACCCTACCTTAGAACAAATTAGCTTTTTTGCTAAGTCTTTTGGTTGTGTTAGAAAAGTTCATAACCTTATGTTAGATGATAGAAAGAAAGCTTATGAAGAATATAAATCAACAGGAATTAAAACTAAATATCCTACTCCTGCTAAATATAAAGAAGAATATCCTTATCTAAAAGAAGTAGATAGCTTAGCTCTTGCTAATACTCAATTAAATTTAGAAAAAGCCTATAAAAATTTTCTTAAGAATAAAGATTTTGGTTTTCCAAAATATAAATGTAAATCTAATCCTGTACAAAGTTATACTACAAATAATCAAAATACAATATATATTAAAGATAGCTACATAAAACTTCCTAAACTAAAATCACTAGTCAAAATCAAATTACATAGAAAAATAAAAGGTATAATCAAATCAGTAACAATAAGTAAAAATAGTATTAACCATTATTTTGCTTCAATATTATGTGAAGAAGAAATAGAAGAATTGCCAAAGACTAATAAAAATATTGGAATAGATTTAGGAATAAAAGAATTTGCAACAATGAGTGATTGTACAAAAGTAGAAAATTTAAAGCTATCAAAAGAATATGAGAAAAAACTGAAAAGAGAACAAAGAAAACTATCAAGAAGATGTAAACTTGCTAAAGGTAGTGATAAAAAACTTTCAGATAGTAGGAATTATCAAAAGCAAAAGAAAAAAGTAGCAAAAATACATAATAAAATTAGAAATAAAAGAAAAGACTTTATAAATAAGTTGAGTACAAAAATTATTAATAACCACGATATAATCTGTATAGAAGACTTAAATATAAAGGGAATGTTGAAAAATCACAAACTAGCAAAAAGTATATCAGATGTAAGTTGGAGTGAATTTAGAAGACAATTAGAGTATAAAGCAAATTGGTATGGAAGAAAGATTGTAAAAGTAGCTACATTTTATCCAAGTAGTAAGACTTGTTCTAGCTGTGGAAATATAAAAGAAACTCTGAAATTATCAGAAAGAATATATCATTGTGAATGTTGTGGACTAGAAATAGATAGAGATTATAATGCAAGTATAAATATATTAAGAAAAGGTTTAGAAATATTAAAAGAAGAAAAAGTAAGTTAG
- a CDS encoding DUF2326 domain-containing protein, which translates to MFIKKLIISTPSKVLRNIEFHKGLNLIVDDTPTINTQLTGNNVGKTTVLKLVDFCLGGKATEIYTDFEDKKSEYEEVKKFLIEQEVLITLILTEDLDLVDKSKQIIIEKNFLQNSRAIRNINGEPILEKDFENKLMSLLIPHQKLEKPSFRQIISHNIRYKDENINNTLKTLSKYTSDYEYETLYLFLLGCNFNSGARRQAIATKLKQEENYKARLEKNQSKESYEIALTILDDEILELDKKKKTFNINENFEQDLEELNKIKYKINKLSSEVVKLGIRKDLIEEAKENMENSTTNIDLKQLKALYNEAKLNISGIQKTFEDLVNYHNTMIVEKLKFITEDLPSLNERIRLENIKLNKLLEEEKVVSKKIAKSDSFEELEKIIAKLNEKYMLKGEFESTISNLNEVEENINRLKNELSNIDNYLFSDEFKELLKSQIKKFNKFFSTVSNELYGESYVLGFSEETNKKTNQTFYKFNSFNLNMSSGKKQGEILCFDLAYILFADSEKIPCLHFLLNDKKELMHDNQLLKVADFVKKNNIQLIISILKDKLPENLVDKSNIVIELSQNKKLFRIEEFNKI; encoded by the coding sequence ATGTTTATAAAAAAACTTATAATATCAACTCCAAGTAAAGTTTTAAGAAATATAGAGTTTCATAAGGGATTAAATTTAATAGTAGATGATACCCCCACAATTAATACACAATTAACAGGAAATAATGTTGGAAAAACAACTGTCTTAAAATTAGTAGATTTTTGTTTAGGTGGAAAGGCTACAGAAATTTATACTGATTTTGAAGATAAAAAATCTGAATATGAAGAAGTAAAAAAATTTTTAATTGAGCAAGAAGTGTTAATAACTCTTATTCTAACAGAAGATTTAGATTTAGTTGATAAATCTAAGCAAATTATTATTGAAAAAAATTTTTTGCAGAACAGTAGAGCTATTAGAAATATTAATGGAGAACCAATTTTAGAAAAAGATTTTGAAAATAAATTAATGTCTTTATTAATACCACATCAAAAGTTAGAAAAACCAAGTTTTAGACAAATAATTTCTCATAATATTAGATATAAAGATGAAAATATTAATAATACTTTAAAAACATTAAGTAAGTATACATCAGATTATGAATATGAAACATTGTATTTATTTTTGCTTGGATGTAATTTTAATAGTGGAGCTAGAAGACAAGCAATAGCTACAAAATTAAAACAAGAAGAAAATTATAAGGCTAGATTAGAAAAAAATCAAAGTAAGGAATCATATGAAATTGCATTAACTATCTTAGATGATGAGATTTTAGAGTTAGATAAAAAGAAAAAAACTTTTAATATAAATGAAAATTTTGAACAAGATTTAGAAGAATTAAATAAAATAAAATATAAAATAAATAAATTGAGTTCAGAAGTAGTTAAATTAGGTATTCGTAAAGATTTAATAGAAGAAGCTAAAGAAAATATGGAAAATAGTACTACTAATATAGATTTAAAACAATTAAAAGCATTGTATAATGAGGCAAAATTAAATATTTCAGGTATTCAAAAAACTTTTGAAGATTTAGTTAATTATCATAATACTATGATAGTTGAAAAATTAAAGTTTATAACAGAAGATTTACCTTCTCTAAATGAAAGAATAAGATTAGAAAATATAAAGCTTAATAAATTATTAGAAGAAGAAAAAGTAGTATCTAAAAAAATTGCTAAAAGTGATTCATTTGAAGAATTAGAAAAAATAATTGCAAAACTTAATGAGAAATATATGTTAAAAGGAGAGTTTGAAAGTACTATTTCAAATTTAAATGAAGTTGAAGAGAATATTAATAGATTAAAAAATGAATTAAGTAATATTGATAATTATTTATTTTCAGATGAATTTAAAGAGCTTTTAAAATCTCAAATTAAAAAATTTAATAAGTTTTTCTCAACTGTTTCAAATGAATTATATGGTGAAAGTTATGTACTGGGATTTTCAGAAGAAACTAATAAAAAAACTAATCAAACTTTTTATAAATTTAATTCTTTTAATTTAAATATGAGTTCTGGTAAAAAACAAGGAGAAATATTATGCTTTGATTTAGCATATATTTTATTTGCAGATAGTGAGAAAATTCCTTGTCTTCATTTTTTATTAAATGATAAAAAAGAATTAATGCACGATAATCAATTATTAAAAGTAGCAGATTTTGTTAAAAAAAATAATATTCAATTAATAATATCTATTTTAAAAGATAAATTACCAGAAAATCTTGTTGATAAATCAAATATAGTTATTGAGTTATCACAAAATAAAAAATTATTTAGGATAGAAGAATTTAATAAAATATAA
- a CDS encoding DUF5105 domain-containing protein codes for MKKIFRYILLSFALLMLVACGKPDSQKAFEKGFKETMSEIDKKMNEGDNEATKMMAKILQKASYTVNKVEENGNVSELDITIKAVDLTKYLSEFMLSLKPLIETNMGEEAFTKATVDYFSDLSKKDLDYTETNIKVHMEKIDGQWKVINTDDVLVGIFGGLEEFVRVPHN; via the coding sequence ATGAAAAAGATTTTTCGTTATATTTTATTAAGTTTTGCATTGTTGATGTTAGTGGCTTGTGGGAAACCAGATTCACAAAAAGCATTTGAAAAAGGTTTTAAAGAAACTATGAGTGAAATAGATAAAAAAATGAATGAAGGAGATAATGAAGCCACAAAAATGATGGCAAAAATTTTGCAAAAAGCTTCATATACAGTTAATAAGGTTGAAGAAAATGGAAATGTATCTGAACTTGATATAACTATAAAAGCAGTAGATTTAACAAAATATTTAAGTGAATTTATGTTATCTTTAAAACCATTAATAGAAACTAATATGGGGGAAGAAGCTTTTACTAAGGCAACTGTTGATTATTTCTCAGATTTATCAAAGAAAGATTTAGATTATACTGAAACAAATATAAAAGTTCATATGGAAAAAATTGATGGGCAATGGAAAGTAATAAATACAGATGATGTTTTAGTTGGAATATTTGGAGGTTTAGAAGAATTTGTAAGAGTACCTCATAATTAA
- a CDS encoding YhdT family protein gives MNKDNKKNNISKQINKEVLITIGLYLFYFVWWYYFAYEYSSDNVEEYKYILGLPEWFFYSCVVGLILINILVYICIKFLFKDIDFEKYNENNNLDKK, from the coding sequence ATGAATAAAGATAATAAAAAAAACAATATTTCTAAACAAATTAATAAAGAAGTTTTAATTACAATAGGACTTTATCTATTTTATTTTGTTTGGTGGTACTATTTTGCATATGAATATTCTTCTGATAATGTTGAAGAGTACAAATATATTTTAGGTTTACCTGAATGGTTCTTTTATTCTTGTGTTGTTGGATTAATTCTTATTAATATCTTAGTATATATTTGTATAAAATTTCTTTTCAAAGATATTGATTTTGAAAAATATAATGAAAATAATAATTTAGATAAAAAGTGA
- the panF gene encoding sodium/pantothenate symporter, giving the protein MDKTLIIIPIIIYLIAMLFIAYRVNNIKNSSKSFTNEYYLGSRSMGGFVLAMTIVATYVGASSFIGGPGIAYNLGLGWVLLACIQVPTAFFTLGILGKKLSIISRKLNAITIFDVLKARYNNSFLNVLASIMLIIFFISAIVAQFIGGARLFEAVTGLSYLTGLIIFSSVVIIYTTFGGFRAVTLTDAIQAVIMFTATIVLFVVILKHGNGMENIMMKIKDIDPNLLRPDSGGNIAKPFIMSFWILVGIGILGLPATTIRCMAFKDTKAMHNAMIIGTSLVGVLVLGMHLVGVMGRAVIADLQEVDKIIPILALKNLYPILAGVFIGGPLAAVMSTVDSLLIISSSTLIKDLYVTYLDKNASEGKIKKISMWTSFLIGLLVFILSIKPISLIAWVNLFALGGQEIVFFCPLILGLYWKGANATGAIASIFTGIITYLTLELLKTKILSLHNIVPGLTVAIIVFIVASYFGKKSDEKTIKTFFEY; this is encoded by the coding sequence ATGGATAAAACTTTAATTATAATACCAATAATAATCTACTTAATTGCTATGTTATTTATTGCTTATAGAGTTAACAATATAAAAAATAGCTCTAAAAGCTTTACAAATGAATATTATCTTGGTAGTAGATCTATGGGAGGTTTTGTACTTGCAATGACAATAGTTGCAACTTATGTTGGAGCTAGTTCATTTATAGGAGGTCCTGGTATTGCATATAATCTTGGACTTGGCTGGGTACTACTTGCCTGTATACAAGTTCCAACTGCATTTTTTACTTTAGGTATTCTTGGTAAAAAACTTTCTATTATTTCAAGAAAATTAAATGCTATAACTATTTTTGATGTATTGAAGGCTAGATATAATAATAGTTTTTTAAATGTTTTAGCTTCTATAATGCTAATAATATTCTTTATAAGTGCTATTGTTGCTCAATTTATAGGCGGTGCTAGATTATTTGAAGCTGTTACTGGACTTTCTTATTTAACAGGGCTTATAATTTTCTCATCTGTTGTAATAATTTATACAACTTTTGGTGGATTTAGAGCTGTTACCTTAACAGATGCTATTCAAGCTGTAATAATGTTTACTGCAACTATTGTGCTTTTTGTTGTTATATTAAAACATGGAAATGGTATGGAAAATATTATGATGAAAATTAAAGACATCGATCCTAATCTTTTAAGACCTGACTCAGGTGGAAATATTGCTAAACCATTTATAATGTCTTTTTGGATTTTAGTTGGAATAGGAATTTTAGGACTTCCTGCAACTACCATAAGATGCATGGCATTTAAGGATACAAAAGCTATGCATAATGCTATGATAATTGGTACATCTCTTGTTGGAGTTTTAGTTTTAGGTATGCATTTGGTTGGAGTAATGGGAAGAGCTGTTATTGCTGATTTGCAAGAAGTTGATAAAATTATACCAATACTTGCACTTAAAAATTTATATCCTATACTTGCAGGAGTTTTTATTGGTGGTCCTCTTGCAGCTGTAATGTCAACTGTTGATTCACTACTAATAATATCATCTTCAACTTTGATAAAAGATTTATATGTTACTTATTTAGATAAAAATGCTAGTGAAGGTAAAATTAAAAAGATATCAATGTGGACTTCATTTTTAATAGGGCTTTTAGTATTTATTCTTTCTATAAAACCTATAAGTTTAATAGCTTGGGTAAATTTATTTGCCTTAGGAGGACAAGAAATTGTATTCTTCTGTCCATTAATTTTAGGACTTTATTGGAAAGGTGCAAATGCAACTGGAGCTATTGCTTCTATATTTACTGGGATTATTACATATTTGACTCTTGAATTATTAAAAACTAAAATCTTAAGTCTACATAATATAGTTCCAGGACTTACTGTTGCGATTATAGTTTTTATTGTTGCTTCATATTTTGGAAAGAAGTCTGATGAAAAAACTATAAAAACATTTTTTGAATATTAA
- a CDS encoding MetQ/NlpA family ABC transporter substrate-binding protein — MKKILLHCFTWLLVSANILAGTLKVGATPVPHAELLNYLKSDLKKEGVDLKIIEFTDFITINEALIDGELDANYWQHLPHLNLIMQKEKKTDLVAVTKVHVETIGLYSTKIKSIKDLKIGAKIAIPSDSTNEGRALILLHNNGIIELKDPKNLLATPVDIVSNPKKLKFQELDAALLPRTLDSVDGAIITANYALQAGFTPSKDAVLLEDKNSPYVNVLVTRKKNQNNKDIKKLAKALNSEKARKFIIKKYNGAVVPAF, encoded by the coding sequence ATGAAAAAAATATTATTACATTGTTTTACTTGGCTTTTGGTATCAGCTAATATACTTGCAGGAACTTTAAAAGTAGGAGCAACTCCTGTTCCTCATGCTGAGCTTTTAAATTATTTGAAAAGTGATTTAAAGAAAGAAGGAGTAGACTTAAAAATTATTGAATTTACAGACTTTATTACTATAAATGAAGCTTTAATTGATGGTGAACTAGATGCTAACTATTGGCAACATTTACCACATTTAAATTTAATAATGCAAAAAGAGAAAAAGACTGATTTAGTTGCAGTAACTAAGGTACATGTTGAAACAATAGGACTTTATTCTACTAAAATTAAGTCAATAAAAGATTTAAAAATTGGAGCTAAAATAGCTATTCCAAGTGATTCAACAAATGAAGGTAGAGCTTTAATACTATTACATAACAATGGAATTATAGAATTAAAAGACCCTAAAAATTTACTTGCTACACCAGTGGATATTGTATCAAATCCTAAGAAATTAAAATTTCAAGAATTAGATGCTGCTTTATTACCAAGAACATTGGATAGTGTTGATGGAGCTATAATAACTGCTAACTATGCTTTACAAGCAGGATTTACACCAAGTAAAGATGCAGTACTTTTAGAAGATAAAAATTCACCTTATGTAAATGTATTAGTTACAAGAAAAAAGAATCAAAACAATAAAGATATTAAAAAATTAGCTAAAGCTTTAAATAGTGAAAAAGCTAGAAAATTTATAATTAAAAAATATAATGGAGCTGTTGTTCCAGCATTTTAA
- a CDS encoding type II toxin-antitoxin system RelE/ParE family toxin gives MKSYKVIYKKEAIKFMKLHKLEGTKFFRAFEEIAKDITKINLYDIKDYHTSEIGDFFRLRIGKYRAIFKKCLYRCFSKK, from the coding sequence ATGAAATCTTACAAGGTAATCTATAAAAAGGAAGCAATAAAATTTATGAAATTACATAAATTAGAGGGAACTAAGTTTTTTAGAGCTTTTGAGGAGATTGCAAAAGATATAACAAAAATAAATCTATATGATATTAAAGATTATCATACTTCAGAAATTGGAGATTTCTTTAGACTTAGAATTGGTAAATATAGAGCAATTTTTAAAAAGTGTTTATATAGATGTTTTTCAAAAAAATAA
- a CDS encoding transposase, whose translation MKVLNTNNKTVNTHETSISPTYSPFEVDIAPLSVEVIKPKLNYLTLIQGKTFKISECVKDKTLLYPEQVCTKCSSSYEYHLRHSKNQKKCKCCNVHFNNAHAPFNPSQNLVADKTYIKINGKRHYVWIIYDHDKETVVSYHISDMRDTKACITAIVKVINKYPELPKELNFALDAYTAYPLALQYIAKEYNIKINHSSVKGLQIQVNEDSDTRIAKQQIERLNCTFKESYRGTLKRAIASFES comes from the coding sequence ATTAAAGTACTTAATACAAATAATAAAACTGTAAATACTCATGAAACTTCTATTTCACCTACTTATTCTCCTTTTGAAGTAGATATTGCGCCTCTTTCTGTTGAGGTTATTAAACCTAAACTTAATTACTTAACTCTTATACAAGGAAAAACTTTTAAAATTTCTGAATGTGTTAAAGATAAGACTTTACTTTATCCAGAACAAGTCTGTACTAAGTGTTCTTCTTCTTATGAATATCATTTACGCCATTCTAAGAATCAAAAGAAATGTAAGTGCTGTAATGTACATTTTAATAATGCACATGCGCCCTTTAATCCATCACAAAATCTTGTTGCTGATAAAACATATATCAAAATTAATGGTAAGAGACACTATGTTTGGATTATCTATGATCATGATAAAGAAACTGTAGTTTCCTATCATATTTCTGACATGCGAGATACTAAAGCTTGTATTACAGCAATAGTAAAGGTTATTAATAAATATCCCGAGCTTCCAAAAGAATTAAATTTTGCTTTGGATGCTTATACTGCCTATCCACTAGCACTTCAATATATCGCAAAAGAGTATAACATTAAAATTAATCACTCATCTGTAAAAGGTCTTCAAATACAAGTAAATGAAGACAGCGATACTAGAATAGCTAAGCAGCAAATTGAAAGACTTAATTGTACCTTCAAAGAAAGTTATAGAGGTACATTAAAGAGAGCAATAGCCTCTTTTGAATCATAG